One genomic window of Anaeromyxobacter diazotrophicus includes the following:
- a CDS encoding glycosyltransferase family 4 protein: MRIALVSTPFVAVPPRGYGGTELVVHELSRGLAAAGHQVTLFATGDSRGPDVRFLFPRAVWPPEPQAELRHCAAAARAIAEEPFDVVHAHAPALLPLGGALGAPLVYTLHHARDERLAAAYAGHPEVEFVAISARQAQLHPELACQVVHHGLDPARYPAGRGERDDAVFLGRLVPCKAPDVAVAAARRAGLPIRLAGAVHAGDATPAWHAVLARALARPGVLHLGTVAGERKLELLAGARALLMPLRWEEPFGLVMIEAMLCGTPVIAFPRGAAPEVVEEGVTGFLVDGEEEMAAVLAGLGRFDREACRRRAQARFSARRMVRDYERLYRRAAAVRHGGAGPEEASYAS; the protein is encoded by the coding sequence GTGCGGATCGCCCTCGTCTCGACTCCCTTCGTGGCGGTACCCCCGCGCGGCTACGGAGGCACGGAGCTCGTCGTGCACGAGCTCTCGCGCGGGCTCGCCGCCGCCGGCCACCAGGTCACCCTCTTCGCCACCGGCGACTCCCGCGGGCCGGATGTGCGCTTCCTCTTCCCGCGCGCCGTCTGGCCGCCCGAGCCGCAGGCGGAGCTGCGCCACTGCGCCGCGGCCGCGCGCGCCATCGCGGAGGAGCCCTTCGACGTGGTGCACGCCCACGCGCCCGCCCTGTTGCCGCTCGGCGGCGCGCTCGGCGCCCCGCTCGTCTACACGTTGCACCACGCGCGCGACGAGCGGCTGGCCGCCGCCTACGCCGGCCACCCGGAGGTCGAGTTCGTCGCCATCTCGGCGCGGCAGGCGCAGCTCCATCCCGAGCTCGCCTGCCAGGTCGTCCACCACGGGCTCGACCCTGCCCGCTACCCGGCGGGCCGGGGCGAGCGGGACGACGCCGTGTTCCTGGGGCGGCTGGTGCCCTGCAAGGCGCCCGACGTGGCGGTGGCCGCCGCCCGGCGCGCCGGGCTGCCCATCCGGCTGGCGGGCGCGGTGCACGCCGGCGACGCCACCCCGGCCTGGCACGCCGTGCTCGCGCGCGCGCTCGCCCGCCCGGGCGTGCTGCACCTGGGGACGGTGGCCGGGGAGCGGAAGCTCGAGCTGCTCGCCGGCGCCCGCGCGCTGCTCATGCCGCTGCGGTGGGAGGAGCCGTTCGGCCTGGTCATGATCGAGGCGATGCTGTGCGGCACGCCGGTGATCGCCTTCCCGCGCGGCGCCGCGCCGGAGGTGGTGGAGGAGGGCGTGACCGGATTCCTGGTGGACGGGGAGGAGGAGATGGCGGCCGTGCTGGCGGGCCTCGGGCGGTTCGACCGCGAGGCGTGCCGGCGGCGGGCGCAAGCGCGCTTCTCGGCGCGGCGGATGGTCCGCGATTACGAGCGGCTCTACCGGCGCGCGGCCGCCGTGCGCCACGGCGGCGCCGGGCCGGAGGAGGCGAGCTACGCCAGCTGA
- a CDS encoding amylo-alpha-1,6-glucosidase translates to MFGYADPSQQPEATGVDKLVLKRSNLFLVANRLGDVSPAGARDLGLFLTDTRHLSGWQLLVQGGPPLCLSSQVSTDYVSQIDFTITGLHEGDLLGKEPVNYVHLRRDQLIDDVFVDRLVLTNFQGRPIRQWLEVEWAADFADAFEVRGARRPRRGRYHAPEVDGRRVLLRYQGLDGREYLTEVRLDLDGEADRRIEVDRFDGGGARLALRLEPGESGALAFSVFAGVDGARPRPPRPFGERATTAHRAYAEWAERCTGFSSSNAVFDRALVQAVADLKALQVFHDDQPVISAGIPWYTCPFGRDALITGFQALLSTPEVARQALRFLARLQGTQDDPERDEEPGKIPHEIRFGEMARAGEVPHTPYYGSVDATPLFLVLLSEYVLWTDDQQTLAELLPAAERALGWLERQSGPDGLLAYERRTRKGLRNQGWKDSHDGVPFASGRPADPPIALVEVQGYAVDARRRMADLLAAAGREGEAERLRAAADALAAQVDARFWMPGPETYALALDGAGRQVDAVTSNPGHLLFSRAAPAGRAHQVTASLLAPAMWSGWGIRTLAKGQGAYNPLSYHDGTVWPHDNSLAAMGMACYGETRGAGQVLDGLWAALQHFRHLRLPELFCGLERDAGQFPVHYPVACSPQAWSSGAIFLLVRACLGIFPDAPRRTLHIASPALPDWLDHLTLHRLAIGPARATLQFTRTASGTYVSVGEVEGGPLHVRIDLRR, encoded by the coding sequence CTGTTCGGATACGCCGATCCGTCGCAGCAGCCCGAGGCGACGGGCGTCGACAAGCTCGTCCTGAAGCGGAGCAACCTCTTCCTGGTCGCGAACCGGCTCGGCGACGTGTCGCCGGCCGGCGCGCGCGACCTCGGGCTCTTCCTCACCGACACGCGGCACCTCTCCGGCTGGCAGCTGCTCGTGCAGGGCGGGCCGCCGCTCTGCCTCTCCTCCCAGGTCTCGACCGACTACGTCTCGCAGATCGACTTCACCATCACCGGGCTGCACGAGGGCGACCTGCTCGGGAAGGAGCCGGTCAACTACGTCCACCTGCGGCGCGACCAGCTCATCGACGACGTCTTCGTCGACCGGCTCGTGCTGACGAACTTCCAGGGGCGGCCCATCCGCCAGTGGCTCGAGGTGGAGTGGGCGGCCGACTTCGCCGACGCCTTCGAGGTCCGCGGGGCCCGGCGCCCGCGGCGGGGGCGGTACCACGCGCCCGAGGTGGACGGCCGGCGCGTGCTCCTCCGTTACCAGGGCCTCGACGGGCGCGAATACCTGACCGAGGTCCGGCTCGACCTGGACGGCGAGGCGGATCGGCGCATCGAGGTGGACCGGTTCGACGGCGGCGGAGCGCGGCTGGCGCTGCGGCTCGAGCCCGGCGAGTCGGGCGCGCTCGCCTTCAGCGTGTTCGCGGGCGTGGACGGGGCGCGCCCCCGCCCGCCGAGGCCCTTCGGCGAGCGGGCGACCACCGCCCACCGCGCCTACGCCGAGTGGGCCGAGCGCTGCACCGGGTTCAGCTCCAGCAACGCGGTCTTCGACCGCGCGCTGGTGCAGGCGGTGGCGGATCTGAAGGCGCTGCAGGTCTTCCACGACGACCAGCCGGTCATCTCGGCCGGCATCCCCTGGTACACCTGCCCCTTCGGCCGCGACGCCCTCATCACCGGCTTCCAGGCGCTGCTCTCGACGCCGGAGGTCGCGCGGCAGGCGCTCCGGTTCCTGGCGCGGCTGCAGGGCACGCAGGACGACCCCGAGCGCGACGAGGAGCCGGGCAAGATCCCGCACGAGATCCGGTTCGGCGAGATGGCGCGGGCGGGCGAGGTGCCGCACACGCCCTACTACGGCTCCGTCGACGCGACGCCGCTCTTCCTCGTCCTGCTCTCCGAGTACGTGCTCTGGACGGACGACCAGCAGACGCTGGCCGAGCTCCTCCCCGCCGCCGAGCGGGCGCTCGGCTGGCTGGAGCGCCAGTCCGGGCCGGACGGCCTGCTCGCCTACGAGCGGCGGACGCGCAAGGGGCTGCGCAACCAGGGCTGGAAGGACAGCCACGACGGCGTCCCGTTCGCGAGCGGGCGCCCGGCCGATCCTCCCATCGCGCTGGTGGAGGTCCAGGGGTACGCCGTCGACGCGCGCCGCCGGATGGCGGACCTGCTCGCGGCGGCCGGACGGGAGGGCGAGGCGGAGCGGCTCCGCGCCGCGGCCGACGCGCTCGCGGCGCAGGTCGACGCACGGTTCTGGATGCCGGGCCCCGAGACCTACGCCCTCGCGCTCGACGGCGCCGGCCGGCAGGTGGACGCGGTCACCTCCAACCCCGGCCACCTCCTCTTCTCCCGGGCCGCGCCCGCGGGGCGGGCGCACCAGGTGACGGCCTCGCTCCTCGCGCCCGCCATGTGGAGCGGCTGGGGCATCCGGACGCTCGCCAAGGGCCAGGGCGCCTACAACCCGCTCAGCTACCACGACGGCACGGTCTGGCCGCACGACAACTCGCTCGCCGCCATGGGCATGGCCTGCTACGGCGAGACGCGCGGCGCCGGCCAGGTGCTGGACGGGCTCTGGGCGGCCCTCCAGCACTTCCGCCACCTCCGGCTGCCGGAGCTCTTCTGCGGGCTCGAGCGCGACGCGGGGCAGTTCCCCGTGCACTACCCGGTCGCCTGCTCGCCCCAGGCGTGGTCGAGCGGCGCGATCTTCCTGCTCGTCCGCGCCTGCCTCGGGATCTTCCCCGACGCGCCGCGGCGGACCCTGCACATCGCCTCGCCGGCGCTGCCGGACTGGCTCGACCACCTCACGCTCCACCGGCTCGCGATCGGCCCGGCGCGCGCGACCTTGCAGTTCACGCGCACAGCGAGCGGCACCTACGTCTCGGTCGGCGAGGTGGAGGGCGGCCCGCTGCACGTCCGCATCGACCTGCGCCGCTGA
- a CDS encoding MFS transporter: MASPHRSLHHRPPSRLRTSLAACTAEGAAAEVVSACCGGAALTGWALHLGMSAKLVGLVGALPVVAQVLQLAGAFLTARFGHRRTALAAIALSRQAFLPLALLPLLPLGPDGRRALLLVAAGAHHGLGIVANNAWNAWMGELVPARARGRYFGRRTALCTVAGGACALLAGLALDRGGRGDGAGLVLQLLALLACVAGAASVALMARQHAGPARREPARWMFAAAVRPLRDPRARRVLAYAVAWNGACGLSAPFFGLYLLRDLGTGYALLAAQGAGLAAAKIASAAGWGRLVDRAGARRVLLVCSAGLAVSPWAWIASGPGRLWPLALETALGGVLLGGQGVASFALPLQVAPARERPFYLAAVAGAGGAAFALTSAAGGALADAAGGWPLRSLLVGGAVLRLGAVAAAWALPVDGAAAAPASAPVADEPVRAAA, encoded by the coding sequence GTGGCCTCCCCTCATCGGTCCCTCCACCACCGCCCGCCCTCCCGGCTGCGCACCTCGCTCGCGGCCTGCACCGCCGAGGGCGCTGCGGCCGAGGTGGTGAGCGCCTGCTGCGGCGGGGCGGCGCTCACCGGGTGGGCGCTCCACCTCGGCATGAGCGCGAAGCTGGTGGGGCTCGTCGGCGCGCTGCCGGTGGTGGCGCAGGTGCTCCAGCTCGCCGGCGCCTTCCTCACCGCGCGCTTCGGCCACCGCCGCACCGCGCTCGCGGCGATCGCCCTCTCGCGCCAGGCCTTCCTCCCGCTGGCGCTCCTGCCGCTCCTGCCGCTCGGCCCGGACGGCCGCCGCGCGCTCCTGCTCGTCGCGGCCGGCGCGCACCACGGGCTGGGCATCGTCGCCAACAACGCCTGGAACGCCTGGATGGGCGAGCTCGTGCCGGCCCGGGCGCGGGGCCGCTACTTCGGGCGGCGCACCGCCCTCTGCACGGTGGCGGGCGGCGCGTGCGCGCTCCTGGCCGGCCTCGCGCTCGACCGCGGCGGCCGGGGCGACGGGGCCGGGCTGGTGCTGCAGCTCCTGGCGCTCCTCGCCTGCGTGGCCGGCGCCGCCAGCGTGGCGCTCATGGCGCGGCAGCACGCCGGCCCGGCCCGGCGCGAGCCGGCGCGCTGGATGTTCGCCGCGGCGGTGCGCCCGCTCCGCGACCCCAGGGCGCGCCGCGTGCTCGCCTATGCCGTCGCCTGGAACGGCGCCTGCGGGCTCTCGGCCCCGTTCTTCGGGCTCTACCTGCTCCGCGACCTCGGCACCGGCTACGCGCTCCTGGCCGCGCAGGGCGCCGGCCTCGCGGCGGCCAAGATCGCGAGCGCCGCCGGCTGGGGCCGCCTCGTCGACCGTGCGGGCGCGCGCCGGGTGCTGCTCGTCTGTTCGGCGGGCCTGGCGGTCTCGCCGTGGGCGTGGATCGCGAGCGGGCCGGGGCGGCTCTGGCCGCTCGCGCTCGAGACCGCGCTCGGCGGCGTGCTGCTGGGCGGGCAGGGCGTGGCGAGCTTCGCGCTGCCGCTCCAGGTCGCGCCGGCGCGCGAGCGCCCGTTCTACCTGGCCGCCGTCGCCGGGGCGGGCGGCGCCGCCTTCGCCCTCACCTCGGCGGCCGGGGGCGCGCTCGCCGACGCGGCGGGCGGCTGGCCGCTCCGCTCGCTGCTGGTGGGGGGCGCGGTGCTCCGCCTCGGCGCGGTCGCCGCGGCCTGGGCGCTGCCGGTCGACGGTGCCGCGGCCGCGCCGGCCTCGGCGCCGGTCGCGGACGAGCCCGTCCGCGCCGCGGCGTAG
- a CDS encoding AAA family ATPase → MFHTPDEVAQALTAAGYLPSREIAGAVFLAERLAKPILVEGPAGVGKTELARAFAAASGRRLIRLQCYEGLDATQAIYEWEYAKQLLYTQLLRDQVGAALQGATTLAEAADRIAAQGDVFFSRRFLLPRPILEAVTSADPALLLVDEIDKADPELEAFLLEVLSDYAVTIPELGTFRAAAPPRVVLTSNAARELSDALRRRCLHLHLDFPTQARELAIVRARAPEVGEALARQAVAAVAKLRQLDLKKAPSIAETLDWARALALLGAETLDERVVSETLALVLKHEADLEKARPRLADVLAGAGV, encoded by the coding sequence ATGTTCCACACCCCGGACGAGGTCGCGCAGGCGCTGACGGCGGCGGGCTACCTCCCCTCGCGCGAGATCGCGGGCGCGGTCTTCCTCGCCGAGCGGCTGGCGAAGCCGATCCTGGTCGAGGGCCCGGCGGGCGTCGGCAAGACCGAGCTCGCCCGCGCCTTCGCGGCCGCCTCGGGGCGGCGCCTCATCCGGCTGCAGTGCTACGAGGGGCTCGACGCCACCCAGGCCATCTACGAGTGGGAGTACGCGAAGCAGCTCCTCTACACCCAGCTCCTCCGCGATCAGGTGGGGGCGGCGCTCCAGGGCGCGACGACGCTCGCCGAGGCCGCCGACCGCATCGCCGCCCAGGGGGACGTCTTCTTCAGCCGGCGCTTCCTCTTGCCCCGCCCCATCCTCGAGGCGGTGACGAGCGCCGACCCGGCGCTGCTCCTGGTGGACGAGATCGACAAGGCCGATCCCGAGCTGGAGGCGTTCCTGCTCGAGGTGCTGTCGGACTACGCGGTCACGATCCCCGAGCTCGGCACCTTCCGCGCGGCGGCGCCGCCGCGGGTGGTGCTGACCTCCAACGCGGCGCGCGAGCTGTCCGACGCCCTGCGGCGGCGCTGCCTGCACCTGCACCTCGACTTCCCGACCCAGGCGCGCGAGCTCGCCATCGTGCGGGCGCGCGCGCCAGAGGTGGGCGAGGCGCTGGCGCGCCAGGCCGTGGCGGCGGTGGCGAAGCTGCGCCAGCTCGACCTGAAGAAGGCGCCCTCCATCGCCGAGACGCTCGACTGGGCGCGGGCGCTCGCGCTGCTCGGGGCCGAGACCCTCGACGAGCGGGTCGTGTCGGAGACGCTCGCGCTCGTGCTGAAGCACGAGGCGGATCTCGAGAAGGCGCGGCCGCGCCTCGCGGACGTCCTCGCGGGCGCGGGGGTGTGA